The genomic DNA CTCCCTCCTGGAGTTAATTAGGGAAAACGTTGGGAAGTCAGTTGAATgaaagggctgggggaggggcccagcctggagaaagagagcaggaagTGGGCAGCTGCTCCCTCCCACTCAACCTCTCTTCCACACAAACCCCCAAACCCCTCACATCCTGGGATTTGGGACTTGAAATGGAGGTTGTAGAAACCTGAGCGCTGGCGCAGGGAGGTGGAAAGCCAGagtcccccctcaccccctccctcctccccctccattcccttctccttgcccctccccctcgggTGCTGGTCTCTTTCTCAGTCCCTGGTTAGTGTCCCAGGATTAGTCAGCCTCTCTGGCTTTAGGCTTTAGTCTGCCTCTCGACCCACTCCCAGGGTCTAGGGTGGAGTCAAGGGCAGCTGGGAGGAGTGCTCCTCTGccctcggggctggggctggcctgggAATTCCTGGGGCTTTAACCCTTCCGCTGCCAGAGGACTCCAGCAGAAGCCCTTGTGAACTCTGAGTCGTGgaaagttttgcttttccttgCTGGCCCCATTGGGGGAACATGTAGAGTAGACTAGAAGTAATGACACACACTTGGCAGTGGTGAGGGTGGTGGCAGCCACGCCTCACGATGGGCAAGTACCAGGTGCCTGGGTACTGCGTGCTGCTATGGCTTTGAGTTAGTCTTTTACCTTCTCTGGGCCTTGCTTTCCTCTTCTGTAGAGTGAGGATAAATACCACATATCTCACTGGATTGTCTTGGGGAGCTGAAAGCCATCATGCCCGTGCACTCTCTAgccaagtgcctggcacagagtaggcatcGGCTGCTGGTACTATTATGAAATGAATGCCTGAGAACCACCGCCCTCCCCAGACTAACAACGGAACTGCTAAATACCCACTCTGTGGGTGCTGGCAGGAGAAGGATGGAAGGACCAACAGGTCCTGGTTGCAGCCCTCCAGGAGACCAAGGTCCAGTGTGGAAGGAAACCAGGGCGACTCCCTTGAGGACGGTTAGGGCAAGAATTTGAGAGCGTTTATCTCAGCCCTGAGAAAAGTAACAGCTAGCACGTTTTAAGCCCTTGCCGTGTGATGGGCACTATTCTAGGTGCTTTATATGCTTCATGATCCTGGTTAGCCTTAACCCAAACCTGAAGGGGTAGATGCTATTTTTAACCAGTttcacagatcagaaaactgaggaGACTTAGGGGAGTTTAGGTAGACTTGCCCCAAATCAGTTAGTAGGTAAAGGAGCTGGGAATCAAATCTAGGCTGTGTCACTTACCCCCCCACCCCTTGTGCATAGAGGTGGTATTCCCAGGGCTCGTGGGCACTTGGCAGGCATTCATTCACTGGTTGTGCTCTCACAGAGTGACTGCTGGGGACTCAGAGTTTAGCTCCTGACCTTCCTCTGTCTCTTGCAGAAGCTGCTGATGGGAGCTCCACCTTGGGAGGGGGCGCTGGCACCATGGGCCTAAGTGCCCGCTACGGGCCCCAGTTTACCCTGCAGCACGTGCCCGACTACCGCCAGAACGTCTACATCCCCGGCAGCAATGCCACACTGACCAACGCAGCTGGCAAGCGAGATGGCAAGGCCCCCGCAGGTGGCAACGGCAGCAAGAAGAAGTCAGGCAAAAAGGAGAAGAAGTAACGCAGAGGCCAGGCCCAGAGAGCCACAGGgtggcttcccccccccccccccccccgccccagccagcCCAGTCTCTCCCTTACCTGTACCCAAGCCTCGATTTTCGGGGCTCACCCCCACGATACTGGTAGGGGTCCAGGCCATGCTCCCCTTGGGAAAAGAAACAAGTGCCCAGTCAACacccccctctctgcccccaagGGATCGAATATGCAAAGGGAGTTCTGCTGGGAACCCCCATCCAATCAATTGCTGTGCCCGTGGGGGTAGTGGGGTTTGTGTAGACACCATTTATCACTCCTCCTTAAGTTACAGCTGGACTTTCCCATCTTCCAAATTCAATCAGACCCATCTGCcatcccctgcctccctccttctccctaccCCCTCGGCAGCCCTCTTTCGTAAGTAGGGTGGTCGGGGTGTTGAGGTACCTGGTGACCTAAAAagtctcacagttctgaagagtTAGAAGGCCATCATAACCTTTAGGCCTCTCCAATTCTCAAACTTCCTCCAAGCATGGTTTGGTGCCAGTCCTTTCATCTCCTTCCCGAGACCAGGCTCAAGTTTTGGGAGATGCAGTCACCATTCCCATGGTACTGATGCTTACTGGATttaggtgtgtgggggggtggcatGTAGCTACCATGCCTCTTCCAAACACCCTCGGGACcagtgttttgttctgtttttcattgtttGATGTTCCCACTGCATGCTGTGACTTTCCCCTCCCCAAACAAGAGACTCCATTGCATGTTCCAAGACAGTATGGGGTGGTGAGATGAAAGGAAGTGTGTGGATGTGGGGGATGGACAAAGCTTGACTGACCGGTTATCAGGGTCTTGTAGAAGGCTTTGTATGTCACCAGGGTACTGGCCAGATCCCCAATTCCAGCCATAAACCAAGTACCAGGCTGGGCCCTCATGTACCATGTAAAGGCAGTAAACTTTGGGCTAAGCTGTTAACATCAGTAGGTTTAAACTGGCATTACAGTCAGAGGAAGGTGTGAGGACATTTAGGACCAGGCCCCTGGAGAGGTCAGAGGGCCCTCTGTGGGTGCTGGGTACTCCAGAGGTGCCAGTGATCTAAGAATCATTGTGGCCCCAGCAGTGAGGGAGGGTCGGGCTGGGCCATTCTTGGTCCCTGGGTTTTGGGGAGACATGGAGCTAGACCTGGGACCAAATGGATGGGATGTCTCAGCCTGGGATCAGGGCTTCTCTGTGGGGCCCTGCGCTCCCCAAGCCTCTGTTCCTTCATTTTGCCAGGTGCCATTTCTTCCCCAGAAGGCCACTGTCCGGGCCCCTCACCAGTCTGCCCCCCAGTGGCCAGAGCCTGGTTGAAGTCCCCCAGTGCCTCCTTGTGCATAGACCTTTCTCTGCCCACCCCTGTCTACCCCGCCCCAGCCTCGTACACCCAGCGGGGCTGTGCAAgaaccccaccccagccccgacAGTAGTATAGAGCCCCCCCTTTCGGCTGGTGTAGAGTAGCCAATAGTGTAGTGCGGTGTGCTTTCCCGTGGTAGCGGGTGGGTGGAGGGCTCCGTGCCAACTGCCCTTGAATCCGCCAGCGGCGGCCGTGCTGTGTTTTGTGCTGTGTCCACGCGCTGCGGCGCCCCCCTCCCCTGTACTGACGCCTAGAAGTGCTTCTCTTTGCATAGTCACGTAGCTgccccacccactccccttccTGTGTTTCACGCAAGTTTTATACTCTAATATTtatatggctttttttctttgaaaaaaattaaaacgttTCTTCTGAAAGCTTGAACGCTTCTGTGTAAGGGATGGAGGCTCCTGGCGAGTATGGATGAAGGGATGCGCAGAGCGGTGCGTGCTGGACGAAGGGCGGCGGGATCGCCAGGCGACGATGATGTTTGCGTCTCGGTTTGGTGTCATTGCCCACGAGTCTGTATGTGACTGTCACGTGGCTGTGTGCTAGAGGTACTGCTGTGCAGCGGCAGCAGAGCACGACTGTGATTGTGCTTGTGGCTCGGTATTGCGCTGCGTGTAATCGGCTTCTGCGTCTGCTGTGGAGGCGGGCATTTCTGAGTGCAGCGTGTCAGCGTGCAGTGGAGTGTGCAGTTGGGCGCAGGCTGCTGTCTCCCTTGCGGCCCTAGGCGCCAGGATCCAGGCGGGAGAGGatgccccggggcggggcgggagcgcgtTGGCGCCCGCTGCAGAGCTGGAAACGGGCTGGTGCACCTTTCCTTGGTCTCGCCTCTTCCCTGCAAAATTAACGCCCCGGAGTACCTTTGTGGGCTTCTCTGAAGGAGGGGCGCGCCTcctttgcccatccccctacTGCCGAGTGAGTTTGGGAACACTGTGGGAGTGGGAGGCCATGCGCGCACAGGCCCAGGCTATAGCCTGgacctcagtttacccatctggAATTGAGCTTCTCACTCTGCAGCAAAGCCAAGATTAGAAGGTTCAGCGCTTTGTTGCTGGGGAGGGGACCGCGGCGTCAAGGGCCGTGGGAAACGACGTTGCAGGCCGGTGGCCGGCCGACCCAGGTGGCCCGCCCTCTCTGCGCTTTCACTCTTCAGTtagtcctcctcctcccctcccctgcctcccccttgAAGCACACTGGGAGTCCGGTCTCCTGCAGGACGTACGGAAGGTGGAGAGAAGGCCGAGCGGAAGGACAGGCACACGGAcccccccggggcggggcggggggtgcgcTGGTCAGCGAGGGGATGCCTAACCGCGGGGCGGAAGGAGACCGTCACTGGGTGTGCGGGGCGCAGGGCCGCGTCGGCTCGCCCTCGGAGCCCTTCGCCGGCTCTGCCAGCGCCTGAAGACTGTCGTCATGGAAACCAAGCCTCCCAACTAAGCATCTGGAGGCGACGTTCTTGTGTGGGAGGAAGGGCGGTGAGCGCGGTTTGGGATGGAAGCAGGGTGTTGTTTCCGAGCGCCAGGCTGCGGAGGGCGGGGTGCCGGGCGCCTGGGTTCTATTCCAGGCACGGCAGCAGCGGACTGGCAGAGCGGGTGAGCAGCTGTGGCTGGTCCCCTAGTTGGCATGTGCGCCCGTAAAGCTCTGGCCTCCGGTGGGGGGAGGAAGCTGCCCAGGCTCCAGGGCTATTTACAAGGCTTTTATTTCCAGTTCTAGAGCCTGCCCCAGTGGTGTCCTGGTCCTCTTCAGGCCCCTCCTCTCTAGTCTCCTCGCTCACAGCGTGTAGGGTTCCTTTGTGCAGGTCACCACGTGCTCAAGTATGGCTCTGGGCAGGAAGTGGCCTGGAGCATGACCCCTGGCTTCTGACCTCTGCTGCCAGGCTCAGTTTCCACCCCAATGTTAAGTTCCTCTAGTCTAAAGTATGATCTGTGGCCaccaaggggggtgggggggtagaggAGAGATGGGAGAATGCTTCCCGCAGCAGAAGAGGCACAGGTattgggggcaggaggaggtggggagctaGAAGTGAATTCCAGAAATGGGCGGTGcagaggggggcggggcctgcactGGAGCGACTCCTCGGTGCACTTGGTGCAGGCTGTGCAGGCTCAAGGGCAGAGGCCCAAGCAGGGTGTTTGGCACATGACAGGCACCTTAAACTTTTTGACACTTATTTGTCAGGTCAACCAGGGATTTGGAAAACAGCTTAAACTCACAAAGCAGATGGTAAGGTAATACTGTTTCAATGCTTTATTAACAACTGGAAACAAACCCAATAAACTGGAGGTGATGACATCCCAGAAGCCCAAGAGGCAAGGGAAAtagtttgcattttgttttttgtgtatttttttattaaatgcatcttagcaaaagtagattaaaaaagaaagggtcaAAGCCCCAGATgtcagcagggaggaggagcagactcaGGGAGGCagcctccccctcacccccaccttctAGGAAAGAGCTCAAAGGAGCTGCTGTTGCACCTTCACACACAGGCCTGAAGGCTGAGCCAGCACCCAGGTTCCCGGCCTGAAAGCCTCCCTGCAGGAATGCTTCGGTCGCCTAAGTCCCCCCTTTGCTCCAAAACTTGAATTCTGGGTAAGCCGTAACAGTAccattctctctccctacctGGGGGGTGGGAAGCTGAAAGCACAAGGAGGGCAAAGTGTCACCTGGAGCCAGAGAACCTGAGCTTCCTGGAGCCGGGGCTACTGAGCAGCTTGGTCTGCCCACTGTTCAGAAGGGAGCAGGGCTATGCTGTGTGGCCATACTCCTGTGCTTACTTGCCCAGGGCCCAGTTAGCATTTGCACATTTGGcttgataaatatattaaatttataaaaactgtgGTCTCAGAGCTCCCATTATTCTTAGGCCTGGTTCAGCTCTACCAGAGAAGCTGTGCCCCAGAACTGGAtaatgggagagagaatctacACAGGCCAGGCTTAGGGCTGAGGCAAAGGTCCAAGGTCCTGCTCAGGATTGAGGCCTGTGGGGATAAATCCCAGGGATGCTGGGACCTTGCTATCAGAGCCTCTTACACTatggaggggaaaggggaaaggaatagttattttctttaaaaaaaaaaaaaatctcatataaaAATAGATCCATTTGCAAAACAATTTCTCAGCCAGGAGGCTCCACCTCCCATTTCCTTGGAGACAAAGGGTGAGGTGTTGGGATGGTCACAGTACAGCCCATACTCCAGATGAGATGCACCAAAGCTTGGGGGAAGGTGTGAGCAGTGACCACGGCTCAGGAGCCCAGGCAGGTATAGAGAGTTCACAGAGGCAGAGTCATAAGACATGGCAGCAGGCTGGGGATGGGTCCCACagtgtctctagacattgcctcTCCACAGGCTCTTGGCCACCATAGAACAGATCAAGTGGTCCAGGTCCTTTTTGTTTTGGGAGGCCGTTCCCAGGAAGGTGCAGTAAGGGTGGGGCTTGCTCCCCACTTCTCTAGGCATGGCTCCCACTGTCACACCACtagtaataaataacaataacCAGGAAAGGGAACAGCAGAGCAGAGGTGACAGCagtgaaaggagggagagagcccAAAGGTGCACAAGCCCCATGCTGTTGGCAGGGCTCgagaaaccacaaaagaaaagcacaaaccCAGTGAGATTGACCCAGGGGAAAGCCCACTGGAAAGGCAGGGGCTGGGAAAGCAGGTGGGGCCTCGTCTGAGACAAGGCCTCAGTGACAGAGAGGAGACACTTGGGGTTAAGGCAGCAAACACGGAGCCTGCTTTGGTAATACGACAGCCAGGCTGGCTGGGTGGGGCTCGGGCCTCCCTGCTCTGCCCTCTCCTGCTGGCCTCCCGGCAGCTGAAGCTGTGCTGATGGACATAGGAAGAGGGTCAGGGTGGTAGCAGCAGCCGCCCCAGAGGAATACTTCCGCGACCCTGGAGGCACATGCCACAGGACCAGACAGTCTGGGGCTCCTGGAGGAGCTGCTATGGCCGTAGGACCCAGCTTAGTTTGCACGGCCAACCAACTCCTTGGTTTCCTCCAGGATGGTGGGGACCCCCTCACTTTTCCTGGGCACCTTAGAAGGAACAGCAGTCATGGCGTTGTCCTTGGTCAGCTCCGAGGCTAGCAGAGACGTGACTGCACACCCGGCCTTCCTGTTGGCTGCAAAGAGGAGACATGAAAGAGCTTGACCACACAAGGCTCAATTTCCAATCCCTTTCCGACACTCTGGCAGAGGCTCAGCCTGAAGCCATGCGAACGAATGTGGCTGCACTCTCTGATTCAGGGAGGCCCCTATTTGAaagcaggaggggcggggatcCCAGAACACGGGGAAGAGATTTTCTCTGTGCAGAGAATGTTAAGGGCAGGGTGCAGGCAGGAGAGCGAGCCTCGCTCGTGCTTCCCTGGGTGGACACTAC from Canis lupus dingo isolate Sandy chromosome 2, ASM325472v2, whole genome shotgun sequence includes the following:
- the LOC112658945 gene encoding protocadherin gamma-C3 isoform X40, which gives rise to MVSEACRSGLQAPPNTDWRFSQAQRPGTSGSQNGDETGTWPNNQFDTEMLQAMILASASEAADGSSTLGGGAGTMGLSARYGPQFTLQHVPDYRQNVYIPGSNATLTNAAGKRDGKAPAGGNGSKKKSGKKEKK
- the LOC112658945 gene encoding protocadherin gamma-A12 isoform X37; the encoded protein is MSFQRYHQLFSVNGIGFVAQKKQAPPNTDWRFSQAQRPGTSGSQNGDETGTWPNNQFDTEMLQAMILASASEAADGSSTLGGGAGTMGLSARYGPQFTLQHVPDYRQNVYIPGSNATLTNAAGKRDGKAPAGGNGSKKKSGKKEKK
- the LOC112658945 gene encoding protocadherin gamma-A4 isoform X38, with the protein product MGSAFEKTCLLGTSMVRQAPPNTDWRFSQAQRPGTSGSQNGDETGTWPNNQFDTEMLQAMILASASEAADGSSTLGGGAGTMGLSARYGPQFTLQHVPDYRQNVYIPGSNATLTNAAGKRDGKAPAGGNGSKKKSGKKEKK
- the LOC112658945 gene encoding protocadherin gamma-A4 isoform X42; the protein is MQAPPNTDWRFSQAQRPGTSGSQNGDETGTWPNNQFDTEMLQAMILASASEAADGSSTLGGGAGTMGLSARYGPQFTLQHVPDYRQNVYIPGSNATLTNAAGKRDGKAPAGGNGSKKKSGKKEKK
- the LOC112658945 gene encoding protocadherin gamma-A7 isoform X39, with product MQRSSGKTELMKIQQAPPNTDWRFSQAQRPGTSGSQNGDETGTWPNNQFDTEMLQAMILASASEAADGSSTLGGGAGTMGLSARYGPQFTLQHVPDYRQNVYIPGSNATLTNAAGKRDGKAPAGGNGSKKKSGKKEKK
- the LOC112658945 gene encoding protocadherin gamma-B3 isoform X41, with protein sequence MLRKQAPPNTDWRFSQAQRPGTSGSQNGDETGTWPNNQFDTEMLQAMILASASEAADGSSTLGGGAGTMGLSARYGPQFTLQHVPDYRQNVYIPGSNATLTNAAGKRDGKAPAGGNGSKKKSGKKEKK